A genomic stretch from Methylorubrum extorquens includes:
- a CDS encoding conserved exported protein of unknown function (Evidence 4 : Unknown function but conserved in other organisms), translated as MRKSLLALAVLASFGVAGAASAAPVLPGAVSAPSEVIDVRMERHHHHMRGHRRGHHHMRHHHHRGHMMRHGRRHHHHM; from the coding sequence ATGAGGAAATCCCTGCTCGCCCTGGCCGTGCTGGCCTCGTTCGGCGTCGCCGGCGCCGCATCCGCCGCCCCAGTCCTCCCGGGCGCCGTGTCGGCTCCCTCAGAGGTCATCGACGTGCGTATGGAGCGCCATCACCACCACATGCGCGGCCACCGTCGCGGGCACCATCACATGCGCCACCACCACCACCGCGGCCACATGATGCGCCACGGCCGCCGTCACCATCACCACATGTGA
- a CDS encoding conserved protein of unknown function (Evidence 4 : Unknown function but conserved in other organisms), which yields MVMVTAAVAHHVAAVVVVAHVMVPATVAAHVVVMALHTHVDDL from the coding sequence GTGGTGATGGTGACGGCGGCCGTGGCGCATCATGTGGCCGCGGTGGTGGTGGTGGCGCATGTGATGGTGCCCGCGACGGTGGCCGCGCATGTGGTGGTGATGGCGCTCCATACGCACGTCGATGACCTCTGA
- a CDS encoding protein of unknown function (Evidence 5 : Unknown function), with protein MLAAVPLDVGADFIRAYRARDRGAEAVQVLYRRLRRRASKGANPCAGRGCRAGAT; from the coding sequence GTGCTCGCCGCGGTGCCGCTGGATGTCGGGGCGGACTTCATCCGTGCGTATCGCGCAAGGGATCGCGGGGCAGAAGCTGTGCAGGTCCTTTACCGGCGTCTGCGGCGCCGAGCCTCCAAGGGTGCGAACCCTTGCGCCGGCAGGGGATGCCGGGCCGGGGCAACATGA
- a CDS encoding RND efflux transporter, HME family, translocase subunit (Evidence 2b : Function from indirect experimental evidences (e.g. phenotypes); PubMedId : 7766206; Product type t : transporter) — protein sequence MIHAILAFSVRQRWLVLLLSLLAAALGVFSLTKLPIDAVPDITNNQVQVNAVVPQLSPFDVEKQVTYPMETALAGIPGLEYTRSLSRNGFSQVTAVFSEATNVYFARQQVSERLSQVKDDLPPGAEVRMGPISTGLGEIYMWTVHFTKPAPGTVRDGQPGFQSDGTYLTPEGQRLRPGFEQAAYLRTVQDWIVGPQLKTVPGVAGVDVIGGYEKQYHVQPDPAKLIALGLSFKDVAEAVEQNNQNRGAGYLERSGEGVVVRSAGRIEGMDEIGRIVVATRGGVPVRISDVAEVRIGRELRTGSASEDGEEAVVGTALMLIGGNSRTVSAAVDARLKEVSKSLPPNVEVRTVLNRTALVDATVKTVSKNLAEGALLVIAVLFLLLGNIRAAIITALVIPVAMLMTMTGMVQGKISANLMSLGALDFGLIVDGAVIITENALRHLAERQTEAGRPLTLEERLATVQASAEEMIKPSVYGQAIIILVYVPLLTFTGVEGKMFEPMALTVIIALACAFVLSLTFVPALIAIVITGKVQEKENVLIRGLKRAYRPLLAGAVRRPGPVIGAAVLLFLASGILFGRLGQEFMPQLDEKNIAMHAMRIPSTSLTQSQDMQLAVEKAVSAFPQVAFVFAKTGTAEIASDPMPVNVSDTFIMLKPQAEWPDPHLSKDELIEQIQAAVNKVPGNNYEFTQPIQMRFNELLAGTRGDLAVKVFGESFEAMLPAANRIAGILRSVEGAQDVKVEQVTGLPSLEIKVDKGEIARLGLSHFAVQDVIGAAIGGREAGVVFEGDRRFHIVVRLPETVRDDIEALKNLPVSLPPTANGRFASVPLKQVASFVFAEGPNQISRENGKRRVVVTANVRGRDIASVVAEAQLKVETEVKLPAGSWVTWGGAFENLAAARQRLMVVVPGCFFLIFLLLYSALGSPREALLVFSAVPLALTGGIAALWLRGMPFSVTAAVGFIALSGVAVLNGLVMLSYVKQLMQEGRPLREAVLEGASTRLRPVVMTALVASLGFVPMALATGTGAEVQRPLATVVIGGLISATLLTLIVLPALYARFGRQAVASPARKPEDASAGAHPPPLPRAAE from the coding sequence ATGATCCACGCAATCCTCGCCTTCTCTGTCCGGCAGCGTTGGCTGGTGCTGCTGCTGTCGCTGCTCGCGGCGGCGTTGGGCGTCTTCTCGCTGACCAAGCTGCCCATCGACGCGGTCCCGGACATCACCAACAACCAGGTCCAGGTGAACGCGGTGGTGCCGCAGCTCTCGCCCTTCGATGTCGAGAAGCAGGTCACCTACCCGATGGAGACGGCGCTGGCCGGCATCCCGGGCCTGGAATACACCCGCTCCCTCTCGCGCAACGGCTTCTCCCAGGTCACCGCCGTCTTCAGCGAGGCGACGAACGTCTACTTCGCCCGCCAGCAGGTGAGCGAGCGCCTAAGCCAAGTGAAGGACGACCTGCCCCCGGGCGCCGAGGTCCGGATGGGCCCGATCTCGACGGGCCTTGGCGAGATCTACATGTGGACCGTCCACTTCACGAAGCCGGCGCCCGGTACCGTGCGCGACGGCCAGCCCGGCTTCCAGTCCGACGGCACCTACCTGACGCCGGAAGGCCAGCGGCTGAGGCCCGGGTTCGAGCAGGCGGCCTACCTGCGGACCGTGCAAGACTGGATCGTCGGTCCGCAACTCAAGACGGTGCCGGGCGTGGCCGGTGTCGACGTCATCGGCGGCTACGAGAAGCAGTACCACGTGCAGCCTGATCCGGCGAAGCTCATCGCCCTCGGGCTCTCATTCAAGGACGTCGCCGAGGCCGTCGAGCAGAACAACCAGAACCGGGGCGCCGGCTACCTCGAGCGCAGCGGCGAGGGCGTCGTCGTGCGCTCGGCCGGCCGGATCGAGGGAATGGACGAGATCGGACGCATCGTCGTCGCCACTCGCGGCGGCGTGCCGGTGCGGATCTCCGACGTGGCCGAGGTCCGGATCGGGCGCGAGCTGCGCACGGGCTCGGCGAGCGAGGACGGCGAGGAAGCCGTCGTCGGCACTGCCCTGATGCTCATTGGCGGAAACAGCCGCACCGTGTCCGCGGCGGTCGACGCGCGCCTGAAGGAGGTGTCCAAGTCGCTGCCGCCGAACGTCGAGGTGCGGACGGTCCTCAACCGGACTGCGCTGGTCGACGCTACCGTGAAGACGGTCTCCAAGAACCTCGCCGAGGGCGCCCTGCTGGTCATAGCCGTGCTCTTCCTACTGCTCGGCAACATCCGGGCCGCCATCATCACGGCCCTGGTGATCCCGGTGGCGATGCTGATGACCATGACCGGCATGGTCCAGGGGAAGATCTCGGCCAACCTGATGAGCCTCGGGGCGCTGGACTTCGGCCTCATCGTCGATGGGGCGGTCATCATCACCGAGAACGCGCTGCGCCACCTGGCCGAGCGGCAGACGGAGGCGGGGCGTCCCCTAACCCTGGAGGAGCGCCTCGCCACCGTTCAGGCCTCGGCCGAGGAGATGATCAAGCCCTCCGTCTACGGGCAAGCCATCATCATCCTCGTCTACGTGCCGCTCCTCACCTTCACGGGCGTCGAGGGCAAGATGTTCGAGCCGATGGCGCTGACCGTGATCATCGCGCTGGCCTGCGCCTTCGTCTTATCCCTCACCTTCGTGCCTGCTCTCATCGCCATAGTCATCACCGGCAAGGTGCAGGAGAAGGAGAACGTCCTGATCCGCGGCCTCAAGCGGGCCTACCGCCCGCTGCTGGCCGGCGCGGTGCGCCGGCCGGGACCGGTCATCGGCGCGGCAGTCCTGCTGTTCCTGGCGAGTGGCATCCTGTTCGGGCGGCTGGGGCAGGAGTTCATGCCTCAGCTCGACGAGAAGAACATCGCCATGCACGCGATGCGCATCCCCTCGACCTCGCTGACCCAGTCGCAGGACATGCAGCTCGCCGTCGAGAAGGCGGTCTCCGCCTTCCCGCAGGTGGCCTTTGTGTTCGCCAAGACCGGCACCGCGGAGATCGCCTCCGACCCGATGCCGGTGAACGTCTCCGACACCTTCATCATGCTCAAGCCACAGGCCGAGTGGCCCGACCCGCACCTGTCGAAAGATGAGCTCATCGAACAGATTCAGGCCGCAGTGAACAAGGTTCCGGGCAACAACTACGAGTTCACCCAGCCCATCCAAATGCGCTTCAACGAGCTCCTGGCCGGCACCCGCGGCGACCTTGCCGTCAAGGTGTTCGGCGAGAGCTTCGAGGCGATGCTGCCGGCCGCGAACCGGATCGCCGGCATCCTGCGCAGCGTCGAGGGAGCTCAGGACGTCAAGGTCGAGCAGGTCACCGGCCTGCCATCCCTGGAGATCAAGGTCGACAAGGGCGAGATCGCCCGGTTGGGGCTGAGCCACTTCGCGGTTCAGGACGTCATCGGGGCTGCCATCGGCGGTCGCGAGGCCGGGGTCGTGTTCGAGGGTGACCGGCGCTTCCACATCGTGGTCCGCCTGCCCGAGACCGTGCGAGACGACATCGAGGCGCTGAAGAACCTACCGGTCTCACTGCCCCCGACGGCAAACGGGCGCTTCGCCTCGGTGCCCCTGAAGCAGGTCGCGTCCTTCGTGTTCGCGGAGGGACCGAACCAGATCAGCCGTGAGAACGGCAAGCGTCGGGTTGTCGTCACCGCCAACGTCCGAGGACGCGACATCGCCTCCGTGGTGGCGGAGGCCCAGCTCAAGGTCGAGACGGAAGTCAAGCTGCCGGCCGGCTCCTGGGTGACCTGGGGCGGCGCGTTCGAGAACCTGGCCGCGGCGCGCCAACGCCTGATGGTGGTGGTGCCGGGCTGCTTCTTCCTGATCTTCCTGCTGCTCTACTCGGCGCTCGGCTCGCCCCGCGAGGCGCTCCTGGTGTTCAGCGCCGTGCCGCTCGCGCTCACGGGCGGCATCGCGGCCCTGTGGCTGCGCGGCATGCCGTTCTCGGTCACCGCGGCCGTGGGCTTCATCGCTCTGTCGGGGGTGGCAGTCCTGAACGGGCTGGTGATGCTGAGCTACGTCAAGCAGTTGATGCAGGAGGGCCGACCGCTGCGCGAGGCGGTGCTGGAGGGCGCGAGCACCCGTCTGCGTCCGGTGGTGATGACTGCCCTCGTCGCGTCGCTCGGGTTCGTCCCGATGGCGCTCGCGACCGGCACGGGCGCGGAGGTCCAGAGGCCGCTCGCCACGGTGGTTATCGGCGGCCTGATTAGCGCGACGCTGCTCACGCTCATCGTGTTGCCGGCCCTCTACGCGCGCTTCGGTAGGCAGGCGGTCGCGAGCCCCGCGCGCAAGCCCGAGGATGCTTCGGCCGGCGCCCACCCACCGCCCCTCCCGCGAGCGGCGGAGTGA
- a CDS encoding RND efflux transporter, MFP subunit (Evidence 2b : Function from indirect experimental evidences (e.g. phenotypes); Product type t : transporter) has product MFRFLALPAVLAAGVAVGALVPEVSDGTKALWAATGLDAPAKPRTEGGHAGHSHGGHSHGGHAHGEGEKEGPEGVVTLTPEQITAAKITVAPVDKGILSRKLTVPGTVAPDAERVARVAAKVIGTVAELRKRLGDTVEKGEVVAVLDSREVADAKNDYIAAHVGRELQETLFERDHTLRDKGISAEQVFLKARTALIEARLKVDLARQKLSALGVPDAEVAKLAEAPNPTKKFVSVEDEHMAGLDRAPMLGLQRYELRAPISGRVIERRVDVGAPVNDEGQEKEIYTIADLSWVWVELAVPTGDLSAIKEGQAVTLGTGDDKATTTGKIVFVSPMLDAQTRSAKVIASVKNESMAWRPGSYATVQVAVEQESVSLRLPRSALQNVEGEQVVFVRTKDGFEKREVVTGKGDAEAVEVVFGLDAGEEVAVTNAFVLKAELGKAEAEHEH; this is encoded by the coding sequence ATGTTCCGTTTCCTTGCCCTTCCGGCCGTGCTCGCTGCCGGGGTCGCCGTGGGCGCCCTCGTTCCGGAGGTGTCCGACGGCACCAAGGCGCTCTGGGCCGCGACCGGCCTCGACGCTCCCGCCAAGCCCAGGACCGAAGGCGGCCATGCCGGCCACTCGCACGGCGGCCACTCCCACGGAGGGCACGCCCACGGCGAAGGGGAGAAGGAGGGGCCCGAGGGCGTCGTCACGCTTACGCCCGAGCAGATCACCGCCGCCAAGATAACGGTCGCGCCGGTCGACAAGGGTATTCTCTCCCGCAAGCTCACCGTGCCCGGCACGGTTGCGCCGGACGCCGAGCGGGTGGCTCGGGTCGCCGCCAAGGTCATTGGTACCGTCGCCGAACTGAGAAAGCGCCTGGGCGACACCGTCGAGAAGGGTGAGGTCGTGGCCGTGCTCGACAGCCGCGAGGTGGCCGACGCCAAGAACGATTACATCGCGGCCCATGTCGGACGCGAGTTGCAGGAGACCCTGTTCGAGCGCGACCATACGCTCCGGGACAAGGGCATCTCGGCCGAGCAGGTCTTCCTCAAGGCCCGTACCGCTCTGATCGAGGCGCGCCTGAAGGTCGACCTCGCGCGCCAGAAGCTCTCGGCGCTGGGCGTGCCTGACGCGGAGGTCGCCAAGCTCGCCGAGGCCCCGAACCCAACGAAGAAGTTCGTCTCGGTCGAGGACGAGCACATGGCGGGGCTCGACCGGGCGCCGATGCTCGGGCTCCAGCGCTATGAGCTCCGCGCACCCATCTCCGGCCGGGTCATCGAGCGGCGCGTCGATGTCGGCGCGCCCGTCAACGACGAGGGCCAGGAGAAGGAGATCTACACCATCGCGGACCTGTCCTGGGTCTGGGTCGAGCTCGCGGTCCCGACCGGCGATCTCAGCGCGATCAAGGAGGGCCAGGCGGTCACGCTCGGCACGGGCGACGACAAGGCCACGACGACGGGCAAGATCGTCTTCGTCAGCCCGATGCTGGACGCCCAGACGCGCTCCGCCAAGGTCATCGCGTCCGTGAAGAACGAGAGCATGGCCTGGCGGCCAGGCTCCTACGCCACCGTGCAGGTCGCGGTCGAGCAGGAATCGGTGTCCCTGCGCCTGCCCCGCTCCGCCCTGCAAAACGTCGAGGGCGAGCAGGTCGTCTTCGTGCGCACCAAGGACGGCTTCGAGAAGCGCGAGGTGGTGACCGGCAAGGGTGACGCCGAGGCCGTCGAGGTCGTCTTCGGGCTGGACGCAGGGGAAGAGGTCGCTGTCACGAACGCGTTTGTCCTCAAGGCCGAGCTCGGCAAGGCCGAAGCAGAGCACGAGCACTGA
- a CDS encoding protein of unknown function; putative exported or membrane protein (Evidence 5 : Unknown function) has protein sequence MTHATTSPSPKEARTAAASWWRLAARLVALLLILVLAVPMADAHAHEPGPHHSVSHLSLEMGQPATDDVSPDRGPAHHCASCACHQVVIADAGGMLVPVRVTDEVPFIVGEAAVTARATAPPRKPPRA, from the coding sequence GTGACCCACGCGACGACCAGTCCATCACCGAAGGAGGCCCGTACCGCGGCTGCCTCATGGTGGCGGCTGGCCGCACGCCTGGTCGCGCTGCTCCTCATCCTGGTCCTGGCAGTCCCGATGGCCGACGCCCATGCGCACGAGCCCGGGCCGCACCATTCCGTGTCCCACCTCTCCTTGGAAATGGGCCAGCCGGCGACCGACGATGTGTCGCCCGACCGAGGGCCGGCCCACCATTGCGCGAGCTGCGCCTGCCATCAGGTGGTCATCGCGGACGCCGGCGGCATGCTCGTACCGGTCCGGGTCACCGACGAGGTGCCCTTCATCGTTGGCGAGGCGGCCGTGACCGCCCGCGCCACCGCGCCACCGCGCAAACCCCCTCGCGCCTGA
- a CDS encoding conserved protein of unknown function; putative exported protein (Evidence 4 : Unknown function but conserved in other organisms), with protein sequence MATLRNMVLAAGLVALAFPALVAAAPGDDHSHAPPNGGQLKQIGAYEAELVVKGSEMTLHLVDEQERKVDAAKFSASAVVLAKGNEQRTVDLTPSGDNRLSGKIDFPVEG encoded by the coding sequence ATGGCGACGCTACGCAACATGGTCCTGGCGGCGGGGCTCGTGGCCCTGGCATTCCCTGCCTTGGTGGCGGCAGCGCCGGGGGACGACCATTCCCATGCCCCACCCAACGGTGGCCAGCTCAAGCAGATCGGTGCCTACGAGGCCGAGCTCGTGGTGAAGGGCTCCGAGATGACCCTGCATCTCGTCGACGAGCAGGAGCGTAAGGTCGACGCCGCCAAGTTCTCGGCCAGCGCGGTCGTGCTCGCCAAGGGCAACGAGCAGAGAACGGTCGACTTGACGCCTTCCGGCGATAACCGCCTCTCGGGTAAGATCGATTTTCCCGTCGAGGGTTAA
- a CDS encoding conserved protein of unknown function (Evidence 4 : Unknown function but conserved in other organisms), with protein MLGQPRPGMPHHRGACRPRRMPARAPLGQESSPCPDFQDAGGRAEVAISAPTPVLTFRRSVAVLLDDRGVLVMVVVVVVHDRSVVVMLLDRRMRVLDVVMVAVAVHGHAAGPDVNVLGERADRGEGQGGGGGQGCNGELHLCLPCSRMGLKRKSRQNRSGLISRFERADWDLSLAIIEGSGSETKSPAGHAVSGPAIFHFSPPVEAGLPSAGGDIIQRSS; from the coding sequence ATGCTCGGGCAGCCACGTCCGGGAATGCCGCATCATCGAGGTGCTTGCCGACCACGGCGAATGCCTGCACGAGCACCACTAGGCCAGGAAAGCTCTCCGTGCCCGGATTTCCAAGACGCAGGGGGCAGGGCAGAGGTCGCAATCTCCGCCCCAACTCCTGTCTTAACCTTCCGGCGCTCAGTGGCCGTGCTTCTCGATGACCGTGGTGTGCTCGTGATGGTCGTCGTGGTGGTCGTGCACGACCGGTCGGTCGTGGTGATGCTCCTCGACCGTCGAATGCGTGTGCTCGACGTCGTGATGGTGGCGGTCGCCGTGCACGGACACGCCGCCGGGCCCGACGTCAACGTGCTGGGCGAGCGCGCCGACCGGGGCGAGGGCCAGGGCGGCGGAGGCGGCCAAGGCTGCAATGGTGAGCTTCATTTGTGTCTCCCGTGTTCGAGAATGGGCCTCAAACGCAAGAGCCGGCAAAACAGATCCGGATTAATCTCCAGATTCGAACGTGCTGACTGGGATTTAAGCTTGGCCATTATAGAGGGAAGCGGCTCGGAGACGAAAAGCCCTGCCGGGCACGCCGTAAGTGGGCCCGCGATCTTTCATTTCTCGCCTCCTGTTGAGGCAGGGCTGCCCTCCGCAGGAGGCGACATCATCCAGCGTTCATCATGA
- a CDS encoding putative transcriptional regulator, MerR family (Evidence 3 : Putative function from multiple computational evidences; PubMedId : 11936079, 12213931; Product type r : regulator) produces the protein MKPIAIGELSRRAAVKVPTIRFYEARGLLPTPERTEGNRRTYGEADVRKLRFIRHARELGFEIEDIRALLDLAGHPDRPCSQADAIARKHLADIDDRIARLTGLRDEVQAMVEQCSGSHVRECRIIEVLADHGECLHEHH, from the coding sequence ATGAAGCCCATTGCCATCGGGGAGTTGTCGCGCCGCGCCGCGGTGAAGGTCCCTACGATCCGGTTCTACGAGGCGCGGGGATTGCTGCCGACCCCAGAGCGCACGGAGGGCAACCGCCGCACCTACGGCGAAGCCGACGTCCGGAAGCTCCGGTTCATCCGGCACGCCCGCGAGCTCGGCTTCGAGATCGAGGACATCCGCGCCCTGCTCGATCTAGCCGGACATCCCGACCGCCCCTGCAGCCAGGCGGACGCCATTGCCCGCAAGCACCTCGCAGACATCGACGACCGGATCGCGCGGCTGACCGGCTTGAGGGACGAAGTCCAGGCCATGGTCGAGCAATGCTCGGGCAGCCACGTCCGGGAATGCCGCATCATCGAGGTGCTTGCCGACCACGGCGAATGCCTGCACGAGCACCACTAG
- the zntA gene encoding Zinc, cobalt and lead efflux system (P-type ATPase) (Evidence 2a : Function from experimental evidences in other organisms; PubMedId : 10660539; Product type t : transporter) translates to MSDAAPLDRTERPPTRLRVSGMDCASCAAKVETAVRRLPGIEEIQVSVATETLTVRHGPGTSAGAIAATVRGLGYGAEDPDAVPVAGGLDAPWWRAPKSLLAFACGAALVLAYAVGHAAPATERWAFLAAMAVGLVPIGRRAVSAARHGTPFSIETLMTVAAIGATAIGATEEAATVVFLFLVGEVLEGVAAGRARASIRGLTGLVPDTALRESGGATERVPAASLRVGATVLVRPGDRVPADGTVVEGESAVDEAPVTGESVPRRKAPGDAVFAGTVNGDGALRVRVTAAARDNTIARVVRLVEEAQEAKAPTERLIDRFSKVYTPAVVAVAAWVAVLPPLLLGAPWDEWVYKGLAILLIGCPCALVISTPAAIAAGLSAGARRGLLIKGGAVLERLATVTTVAFDKTGTLTEGKPVVTDVVTFGRPERDVLSLAGALESGSSHPLARAVLAKAAEAGAPVPPAFGATALGGKGVAGKVGGLDLFLGSPREAAVRSAFSPEQEARVSALNAEGKTVAALVVNGALAGLLAMRDEARADARAGVDRLAAAGVGAVMLTGDNARTAQAVAGALGIEARAELLPEDKQRIVRELQAGGAVVAKVGDGINDAPALAAADVGIAMGGGTDVALETADAAVLHGRVADVARMVELARRTLANIRANIAIALGLKAVFLVTTIMGVTGLWPAILADTGATVLVTANALRLLGLRLG, encoded by the coding sequence ATGAGCGACGCTGCGCCCCTGGACCGAACTGAGAGACCTCCGACACGCCTTCGCGTGTCAGGGATGGATTGTGCCTCCTGTGCGGCCAAGGTCGAGACGGCCGTGCGGCGCTTGCCGGGCATCGAGGAGATCCAGGTCTCGGTCGCGACGGAGACGCTTACGGTTCGGCACGGCCCGGGCACCAGCGCCGGGGCCATCGCCGCGACGGTGCGCGGGCTCGGCTACGGTGCTGAGGACCCCGACGCCGTCCCTGTGGCGGGAGGTCTGGACGCGCCTTGGTGGCGGGCCCCCAAGAGCCTGCTGGCATTCGCCTGCGGAGCCGCTCTGGTGCTGGCCTACGCGGTTGGGCATGCCGCACCGGCGACCGAGCGTTGGGCCTTCCTCGCTGCCATGGCGGTTGGCTTGGTGCCGATTGGCCGGCGGGCAGTCTCGGCGGCCCGGCACGGCACGCCGTTCTCCATCGAGACGCTGATGACGGTGGCGGCCATCGGCGCGACCGCCATCGGGGCGACCGAGGAGGCGGCGACCGTCGTCTTCCTGTTCCTGGTCGGCGAGGTGCTGGAGGGCGTCGCCGCCGGCCGGGCCCGGGCGAGCATCCGCGGCCTCACCGGCCTGGTGCCGGACACGGCCCTGCGGGAGAGCGGCGGGGCAACGGAGCGCGTGCCCGCTGCCAGCCTGCGGGTCGGGGCGACCGTGCTGGTGCGGCCGGGGGACCGCGTGCCGGCGGACGGCACCGTCGTCGAGGGCGAGAGCGCCGTCGACGAGGCGCCGGTCACTGGCGAGAGCGTGCCCAGGCGAAAGGCACCGGGCGACGCGGTGTTCGCCGGCACGGTCAACGGCGACGGGGCGCTGCGCGTCCGGGTGACCGCGGCAGCGCGGGACAACACCATCGCCCGGGTCGTGCGCCTGGTGGAGGAGGCGCAGGAAGCGAAGGCACCGACCGAGCGCCTGATCGACCGGTTCTCCAAGGTCTACACCCCGGCCGTGGTCGCGGTGGCTGCCTGGGTCGCCGTACTGCCGCCGCTCCTTCTCGGGGCCCCGTGGGACGAATGGGTCTACAAGGGGCTGGCCATCCTGCTGATCGGCTGCCCGTGTGCCCTGGTCATCTCGACCCCGGCCGCCATCGCGGCCGGCCTCTCGGCCGGCGCCCGCCGGGGCCTGCTCATCAAGGGCGGAGCCGTCCTGGAGCGGCTGGCCACCGTGACGACGGTCGCCTTCGATAAGACCGGCACCCTGACCGAGGGCAAGCCGGTCGTGACGGACGTGGTCACGTTCGGCCGGCCCGAGCGGGACGTGCTCTCGCTGGCCGGCGCGCTGGAGAGCGGCTCCTCGCACCCGCTCGCCCGAGCCGTGCTGGCCAAGGCCGCCGAGGCCGGGGCGCCCGTGCCTCCGGCGTTCGGGGCGACTGCGCTGGGCGGCAAGGGCGTCGCCGGCAAGGTGGGTGGGCTCGACCTGTTCCTCGGCTCGCCGCGGGAAGCCGCGGTCCGCTCCGCGTTCTCTCCGGAGCAGGAAGCGCGAGTCTCCGCCCTGAACGCCGAGGGCAAGACCGTGGCCGCCCTGGTGGTGAACGGCGCCCTGGCCGGACTGCTCGCCATGCGGGACGAGGCGCGGGCCGACGCGAGGGCCGGAGTCGATCGTCTGGCCGCCGCGGGAGTCGGCGCCGTCATGCTCACCGGCGACAACGCGCGCACCGCCCAGGCGGTGGCCGGCGCGCTCGGCATCGAGGCCCGGGCCGAGCTCCTGCCGGAGGACAAGCAGCGGATCGTGCGCGAGCTCCAGGCCGGCGGCGCGGTGGTCGCGAAGGTGGGCGACGGCATCAACGACGCCCCGGCGCTCGCGGCCGCCGACGTCGGCATCGCGATGGGCGGGGGGACGGACGTCGCGTTGGAGACGGCCGACGCCGCGGTCCTGCACGGCCGCGTCGCCGACGTGGCGCGGATGGTCGAGCTCGCTCGCCGGACGCTCGCCAACATCCGGGCCAACATCGCCATCGCGCTCGGCCTGAAGGCGGTGTTCCTGGTGACGACGATCATGGGCGTGACCGGGCTCTGGCCGGCCATCCTCGCCGATACCGGCGCCACCGTTCTGGTGACAGCGAACGCGCTGCGGCTGCTGGGCTTGAGACTCGGTTAA
- a CDS encoding protein of unknown function (Evidence 5 : Unknown function) encodes MTRDEGAAAQSQGENAARGRSASLARVWADRRRIGGAGAKTPEWLTKNEATAALDSTHEVASFRRPPCPRLPRSEGLIPA; translated from the coding sequence ATGACGCGAGACGAAGGGGCGGCCGCGCAGTCTCAGGGCGAAAATGCCGCCCGCGGCAGGTCCGCGTCCCTGGCGCGCGTATGGGCCGACCGCCGCCGCATCGGCGGAGCTGGCGCGAAGACACCCGAGTGGCTCACCAAGAACGAGGCGACCGCGGCCCTGGACAGCACCCACGAGGTCGCCTCGTTCCGCAGGCCCCCTTGTCCGCGCTTGCCAAGGTCGGAAGGGCTAATCCCCGCTTAA